Proteins from a genomic interval of Chanodichthys erythropterus isolate Z2021 chromosome 6, ASM2448905v1, whole genome shotgun sequence:
- the miip gene encoding migration and invasion-inhibitory protein isoform X1, whose translation MAALEQIDALRKQNKDLLKNLKKQSEKLHQLTLSWPEEKDKSHRSEYEAFTAGSVFLTERNGAEPLPSSPTALKTITISAVFVSLDEQVSEHCEDPTPDQHKPKHKPSSEVTKYSTLLQDSDNSRWKGRSRSVRLMLPKSAPLTADSDQRETESATTAGLEDTVSERHIQPLLGYDWIAGLLDAESSLADRSEQFFSELRSFRQVNRDECVHNLLYGLPSVADLASSTLDGEEPQPPADTHQCTFCYRINSRLFAVLLDARAACPVCKMPKSEHPHTETQPALIRVSIPRSTLLPAHRYKAHRRCSFDSSDSLSLPSHCLSGWSNPTLNSGSQMSSLDLRGSVTKPAATRGSFSSWFDNKLDSSLPNASRQRHSDQLQNVSRLPRYAFQHLDPKRPEPHSLSYTLY comes from the exons ATGGCCGCGCTCGAGCAGATTGACGCTTTGCGAAAGCAGAACAAAGATTTACTGAAGAACCTCAAGAAACAAAGCGAAAAACTGCATCAACTGACTCTCTCGTGGCCGGAGGAGAAAGATAAAAGTCACCGCTCTGAATACGAAGCGTTTACCGCCGGGAGTGTCTTTTTAACGGAGAGAAACGGAGCAGAGCCGTTACCTTCTTCGCCAACAGCACTGAAAACCATCACAATATCCG CTGTCTTTGTATCTTTAGATGAACAAGTTTCTGAACATTGTGAAGACCCCACACCAGACCAACATAAACCCAAACACAAGCCAAGTTCAGAAGTGACCAAATACAGCACACTCCTGCAAGACTCGGACAACAGTCGCTGGAAGGGACGGAGCAGATCTGTGAGGCTGATGCTACCCAAATCTGCTCCTCTCACAGCGGATAGTGACCAG AGAGAGACTGAGAGCGCAACGACTGCTGGGCTGGAGGATACTGTATCAGAGAGACACATACAGCCTTTACTGGGCTATGATTGGATAGCAG GCCTGCTGGACGCTGAGAGCTCTCTTGCTGATCGTTCGGAGCAGTTCTTCAGCGAGCTCCGCAGCTTCCGTCAGGTCAACCGAGACGAGTGCGTCCACAATTTGTTATATGG acTTCCATCTGTTGCTGATCTTGCATCTTCCACACTTGATGGCGAAGAGCCGCAGCCACCTGCAGACACACATCAGT GCACGTTCTGCTACAGAATAAACAGTCGACTGTTTGCGGTTCTGCTGGACGCACGGGCCGCCTGTCCAGTGTGTAAGATGCCTAAATCTGAACACCCTCATACTGAAACACAGCCTGCTTTAATCAG GGTCAGTATTCCTCGCTCAACTCTGCTGCCAGCACACCGATACAAAGCCCATCGTCGATGCAGTTTTGATTCCTCTGACAGTCTGAGTTTGCCCTCA CACTGTTTGTCGGGGTGGTCCAATCCCACACTGAACTCTGGCTCTCAGATGAGCAGTCTGGATCTGCGGGGCTCCGTGACAAAACCAGCGGCCACGAGAGGCTCATTCTCATCCTGGTTTGACAATAAACTG GATTCATCCCTGCCCAATGCATCAAGACAACGGCATTCTGACCAGCTTCAAAACGTGTCTCGTTTGCCACGGTATGCCTTTCAGCATTTAGACCCAAAGAGGCCAGAACCCCACAGCCTTTCTTACACGCTTTACTGA
- the miip gene encoding migration and invasion-inhibitory protein isoform X2, whose protein sequence is MAALEQIDALRKQNKDLLKNLKKQSEKLHQLTLSWPEEKDKSHRSEYEAFTAGSVFLTERNGAEPLPSSPTALKTITISDEQVSEHCEDPTPDQHKPKHKPSSEVTKYSTLLQDSDNSRWKGRSRSVRLMLPKSAPLTADSDQRETESATTAGLEDTVSERHIQPLLGYDWIAGLLDAESSLADRSEQFFSELRSFRQVNRDECVHNLLYGLPSVADLASSTLDGEEPQPPADTHQCTFCYRINSRLFAVLLDARAACPVCKMPKSEHPHTETQPALIRVSIPRSTLLPAHRYKAHRRCSFDSSDSLSLPSHCLSGWSNPTLNSGSQMSSLDLRGSVTKPAATRGSFSSWFDNKLDSSLPNASRQRHSDQLQNVSRLPRYAFQHLDPKRPEPHSLSYTLY, encoded by the exons ATGGCCGCGCTCGAGCAGATTGACGCTTTGCGAAAGCAGAACAAAGATTTACTGAAGAACCTCAAGAAACAAAGCGAAAAACTGCATCAACTGACTCTCTCGTGGCCGGAGGAGAAAGATAAAAGTCACCGCTCTGAATACGAAGCGTTTACCGCCGGGAGTGTCTTTTTAACGGAGAGAAACGGAGCAGAGCCGTTACCTTCTTCGCCAACAGCACTGAAAACCATCACAATATCCG ATGAACAAGTTTCTGAACATTGTGAAGACCCCACACCAGACCAACATAAACCCAAACACAAGCCAAGTTCAGAAGTGACCAAATACAGCACACTCCTGCAAGACTCGGACAACAGTCGCTGGAAGGGACGGAGCAGATCTGTGAGGCTGATGCTACCCAAATCTGCTCCTCTCACAGCGGATAGTGACCAG AGAGAGACTGAGAGCGCAACGACTGCTGGGCTGGAGGATACTGTATCAGAGAGACACATACAGCCTTTACTGGGCTATGATTGGATAGCAG GCCTGCTGGACGCTGAGAGCTCTCTTGCTGATCGTTCGGAGCAGTTCTTCAGCGAGCTCCGCAGCTTCCGTCAGGTCAACCGAGACGAGTGCGTCCACAATTTGTTATATGG acTTCCATCTGTTGCTGATCTTGCATCTTCCACACTTGATGGCGAAGAGCCGCAGCCACCTGCAGACACACATCAGT GCACGTTCTGCTACAGAATAAACAGTCGACTGTTTGCGGTTCTGCTGGACGCACGGGCCGCCTGTCCAGTGTGTAAGATGCCTAAATCTGAACACCCTCATACTGAAACACAGCCTGCTTTAATCAG GGTCAGTATTCCTCGCTCAACTCTGCTGCCAGCACACCGATACAAAGCCCATCGTCGATGCAGTTTTGATTCCTCTGACAGTCTGAGTTTGCCCTCA CACTGTTTGTCGGGGTGGTCCAATCCCACACTGAACTCTGGCTCTCAGATGAGCAGTCTGGATCTGCGGGGCTCCGTGACAAAACCAGCGGCCACGAGAGGCTCATTCTCATCCTGGTTTGACAATAAACTG GATTCATCCCTGCCCAATGCATCAAGACAACGGCATTCTGACCAGCTTCAAAACGTGTCTCGTTTGCCACGGTATGCCTTTCAGCATTTAGACCCAAAGAGGCCAGAACCCCACAGCCTTTCTTACACGCTTTACTGA
- the miip gene encoding migration and invasion-inhibitory protein isoform X3: MAALEQIDALRKQNKDLLKNLKKQSEKLHQLTLSWPEEKDKSHRSEYEAFTAGSVFLTERNGAEPLPSSPTALKTITISAVFVSLDEQVSEHCEDPTPDQHKPKHKPSSEVTKYSTLLQDSDNSRWKGRSRSVRLMLPKSAPLTADSDQRETESATTAGLEDTVSERHIQPLLGYDWIAGLLDAESSLADRSEQFFSELRSFRQVNRDELPSVADLASSTLDGEEPQPPADTHQCTFCYRINSRLFAVLLDARAACPVCKMPKSEHPHTETQPALIRVSIPRSTLLPAHRYKAHRRCSFDSSDSLSLPSHCLSGWSNPTLNSGSQMSSLDLRGSVTKPAATRGSFSSWFDNKLDSSLPNASRQRHSDQLQNVSRLPRYAFQHLDPKRPEPHSLSYTLY; encoded by the exons ATGGCCGCGCTCGAGCAGATTGACGCTTTGCGAAAGCAGAACAAAGATTTACTGAAGAACCTCAAGAAACAAAGCGAAAAACTGCATCAACTGACTCTCTCGTGGCCGGAGGAGAAAGATAAAAGTCACCGCTCTGAATACGAAGCGTTTACCGCCGGGAGTGTCTTTTTAACGGAGAGAAACGGAGCAGAGCCGTTACCTTCTTCGCCAACAGCACTGAAAACCATCACAATATCCG CTGTCTTTGTATCTTTAGATGAACAAGTTTCTGAACATTGTGAAGACCCCACACCAGACCAACATAAACCCAAACACAAGCCAAGTTCAGAAGTGACCAAATACAGCACACTCCTGCAAGACTCGGACAACAGTCGCTGGAAGGGACGGAGCAGATCTGTGAGGCTGATGCTACCCAAATCTGCTCCTCTCACAGCGGATAGTGACCAG AGAGAGACTGAGAGCGCAACGACTGCTGGGCTGGAGGATACTGTATCAGAGAGACACATACAGCCTTTACTGGGCTATGATTGGATAGCAG GCCTGCTGGACGCTGAGAGCTCTCTTGCTGATCGTTCGGAGCAGTTCTTCAGCGAGCTCCGCAGCTTCCGTCAGGTCAACCGAGACGA acTTCCATCTGTTGCTGATCTTGCATCTTCCACACTTGATGGCGAAGAGCCGCAGCCACCTGCAGACACACATCAGT GCACGTTCTGCTACAGAATAAACAGTCGACTGTTTGCGGTTCTGCTGGACGCACGGGCCGCCTGTCCAGTGTGTAAGATGCCTAAATCTGAACACCCTCATACTGAAACACAGCCTGCTTTAATCAG GGTCAGTATTCCTCGCTCAACTCTGCTGCCAGCACACCGATACAAAGCCCATCGTCGATGCAGTTTTGATTCCTCTGACAGTCTGAGTTTGCCCTCA CACTGTTTGTCGGGGTGGTCCAATCCCACACTGAACTCTGGCTCTCAGATGAGCAGTCTGGATCTGCGGGGCTCCGTGACAAAACCAGCGGCCACGAGAGGCTCATTCTCATCCTGGTTTGACAATAAACTG GATTCATCCCTGCCCAATGCATCAAGACAACGGCATTCTGACCAGCTTCAAAACGTGTCTCGTTTGCCACGGTATGCCTTTCAGCATTTAGACCCAAAGAGGCCAGAACCCCACAGCCTTTCTTACACGCTTTACTGA